In Citrus sinensis cultivar Valencia sweet orange chromosome 3, DVS_A1.0, whole genome shotgun sequence, the sequence AAGTGAAGTGGAAGTGTGCAAGTGTCACATTTTTGCTCCGCTGGTTAGTTGTCGGTGGAGTTGTGTGGGTCCCGTCCCTCTGTAAGGTACCTTCCTCCAAATCCAGCCTGTAATCGCTTTAAATCTCCAACACATTTCTCAACCTAACGGAAAATCCACCGTTGATTTCTCCAAACAGTGTTCGACATTTAAACAACTCGTCTTACGGAACCTGAAAAGGACGCTGCATCCGCCTTGTCAAATCCCTTGCTTCCCATTTCTCTCATCTTCCCCCAAGTGAATCTCGAAACAACAGGTAGATCTGGTGAGAAcgagaaaatgaagatgaagaatgGCAGTGTGGCAATGACACTGACAGTGGCACTAGTACTGGCACTGGCAGTGAGTTTGGCAAATGGAGATGAATCAGAGAAGGTGATAGTGAAGAAGTTGAAGGGGAAAAAAGTTTGCATAAAAGGGTGGGAGTGCCCAACATGGTCGAAATTCTGCTGTAACGAGACGATATCAGACTATTTCCAGGTTTACCAGTTTGAGAATTTCTTCTCGAAAAGGAACACGCCGGTGGCACATGCCGTGGGATTCTGGGATTATCAGTCTTTCATTACTGCCACCGTCAAATATCAGCCCCTCGGCTTCGGTACCACCGGTACTAAGCTTGATAAGATGAAGGAGATTTGCGCTTTTCTTGCCCACGTGGGCTGCAAGACCTCTTGTAAGTACTCATCTATGTTTCCTCTTTCAATATTATTAGCTCCTAACTCTTGAGTCTTGAAGCTCGAATCTAAAGACCTGAGCCTTAGGAAGACCGTTCCTTACCAATGGAGCTAAACCTTGGGTTCgacttttttgtttcttatttatttattgcaaatGCAGTATTAGAACTTGGGCAGCTGTTTGTTTGTGAAAAATACAGCTGGCCCCCTGTGGTTTTGGCGACGGTCGTGGAGACCCTCTTGTGTTCTTGTCACTGTAGTCGAAGGCCATAATTTTCTGAATAGGGTCTTTGAGACTGTTTCGGAGAAGAAGGGGTCactgtttgtttttatttggttgaaatttgatttaacaGCGAGTTCAGTTGGTGCTAAAATGTTTTGGGTTGAAACAAGAGCTGTGCAGCTCGAATTGTACCCACGCACATGGGTGGTGAGATGGGATTTAATTGACAGTATGCTGCTATTATCTTATATGCTATGTTTATgcttagaatgaaaaagaaaaaaaatagaagtaaaataaaaggcTTATATTGTAACGGCTGTAATGTTTGTATTGTATGCTTAATTAGGTGGATATGGAGTGGCCACTGGAGGACCATTGGCCTGGGGACTTTGCTACAACCATGAAATGAGCCCCAGTCAGTCATATTGTGATGATTCCTACAAATACACATATCCCTGCACCCCTGGAGCTGAGTACTATGGCCGAGGTGCTATACCTATATACTGGTATGCGTGTTCTTTTTACCTTTTCGTCATAGttcttttattcaaatttcagtTGCTGGATATGAATCTTCCTTGtaactttacatgttgatatTGATTGATTTACCTAAGCTGAGCTGGGAAAAAATTAGTGATAGTGCAGATGATAGACTTGTTTCAAAGCTTTTGTTTGTCATATCATTATCAGGCAGCATGATTGATTAACTGTATGGTCCACAGAGCAAATGCTACGATCTCTATATTCGGATTTTGGGGGTCAAGAAGCAATGTGTTCAATTCGCATTAATCTATATTTTTCGATAGATTTgatgttttttcttcttttactttAAATGCCTATTATTAGTTTCTATTATAGAATAGAAACAACAGCCAATATGAATTGAGTTCATTTCTTTCAAACACAATGTCAATgatacgtttttttttttttttttttctgttgttGTAATTTGTAGGAACTATAACTATGGAGCCACTGGGGAAGCATTGAAGGCAGATCTGTTGAATCATCCCGAATACATTGAGCAGAATGCTACCCTTGCCTTTGAGGCTGCAATTTGGAAGTGGATGACCCCAGTCAAGAAATCCCAGCCTTCAGCCCATGATGCCTTTGTTGGCAACTGGAAGCCCACCAAGAATGATACTTTGTCCAAACGGGGACCTAACTTTGGTACCACAATGAATATCCTCTATGGTGAGAGCGTATGCGGTCAGGGTGATATTGATGCTATGAAC encodes:
- the LOC102628916 gene encoding chitinase-like protein 1, whose amino-acid sequence is MKMKNGSVAMTLTVALVLALAVSLANGDESEKVIVKKLKGKKVCIKGWECPTWSKFCCNETISDYFQVYQFENFFSKRNTPVAHAVGFWDYQSFITATVKYQPLGFGTTGTKLDKMKEICAFLAHVGCKTSCGYGVATGGPLAWGLCYNHEMSPSQSYCDDSYKYTYPCTPGAEYYGRGAIPIYWNYNYGATGEALKADLLNHPEYIEQNATLAFEAAIWKWMTPVKKSQPSAHDAFVGNWKPTKNDTLSKRGPNFGTTMNILYGESVCGQGDIDAMNNIVSHYLYYLDLLGVGREQAGPNEELSCAEQKAFNPNTAPSAASS